One region of Chryseobacterium sp. SORGH_AS_0447 genomic DNA includes:
- a CDS encoding CPBP family intramembrane glutamic endopeptidase: MSLNGKHALGILLTFILLGSVMLYVFPFIHQISGEKSSPAETFLYSRIILWVVLLVVFLYSLLIEKQPFLIWKEKKHPLAFYLKNILILYLICAIGGTFLNFLIKISTHENVSGKLVKLSHIFRNNEALIIFTCLTAGVVEEFLMRGYLQPRIEKIYNSRYAGIMVSAVLFGILHSTYGTIAQVLVPCFIGIVFAVFYKIYSNIKILITCHFIYDFVSLMIMNLIDVKHLSVF, encoded by the coding sequence ATGAGTCTGAACGGGAAACATGCATTGGGGATTCTTCTCACTTTTATACTGCTGGGCAGTGTGATGCTATACGTTTTTCCGTTTATTCATCAGATTTCCGGTGAGAAGAGCAGTCCGGCAGAAACGTTTTTGTATTCGAGAATCATCTTATGGGTTGTTCTGCTGGTGGTTTTCTTATACAGTTTACTAATCGAAAAACAGCCGTTCCTGATCTGGAAAGAGAAAAAACATCCGCTTGCTTTTTATCTGAAAAATATCCTGATTCTTTACCTGATCTGTGCCATTGGAGGAACTTTTTTAAACTTTTTAATTAAGATCTCCACCCATGAAAACGTGAGCGGAAAACTGGTAAAGCTTTCCCATATTTTCAGAAACAATGAGGCATTGATTATTTTTACCTGCTTAACGGCGGGTGTGGTGGAAGAGTTTCTGATGCGGGGCTATCTGCAGCCGAGAATTGAAAAAATATATAACAGCCGGTATGCCGGCATTATGGTTTCCGCCGTTCTTTTCGGAATTCTCCACAGCACGTACGGAACAATAGCCCAGGTGCTGGTGCCCTGTTTTATCGGGATTGTTTTTGCCGTGTTTTATAAAATTTATTCCAACATCAAGATCCTGATTACCTGTCATTTTATATACGATTTTGTATCGCTGATGATCATGAATCTTATTGATGTCAAACATTTATCTGTATTTTAA
- the yaaA gene encoding peroxide stress protein YaaA, with translation MKIVTSPAKLMNVENSTDLLKTTTPRFIEQAEFIHSFLKTKSPKYLSELMEISAKLADENWERNQKWKAKPTAKESAPALFAFTGEVYRGLDAKTLDKNAVDYLQKNQRILSGLYGLLKPSDKVMLYRLEMGRPFGFDDYKNLYEFWRDRITEQLNSDMKKNEILLNLASNEYFKAIDRKKLNHPVVDFDFYELKEGKLKTIVVYTKHARGMVARFCAQTNAQTLDDVKAFNYEGYLIDEEKSTDTKLVFVR, from the coding sequence ATGAAAATAGTAACCTCTCCTGCCAAACTGATGAACGTGGAAAATTCAACCGACCTGTTGAAAACCACGACTCCACGATTCATCGAACAGGCAGAATTCATCCATTCTTTTTTAAAAACCAAATCTCCGAAATACCTTTCCGAGCTGATGGAGATTTCAGCCAAGCTGGCAGATGAAAACTGGGAAAGAAACCAGAAATGGAAAGCAAAACCTACCGCAAAGGAATCTGCTCCCGCATTATTCGCCTTTACGGGTGAAGTGTACCGCGGCCTGGATGCCAAGACACTCGATAAAAATGCTGTTGATTATCTGCAGAAAAACCAGAGGATCCTTTCCGGATTGTACGGACTTCTGAAGCCTTCGGATAAAGTGATGCTGTACCGCCTGGAAATGGGAAGACCGTTCGGGTTCGACGACTACAAAAACCTTTACGAGTTCTGGAGAGACCGGATCACAGAACAGTTGAATTCGGACATGAAAAAGAACGAAATCCTGCTGAATCTGGCCAGCAACGAATACTTCAAAGCAATTGACCGTAAAAAGCTTAATCATCCGGTGGTTGATTTTGATTTTTATGAATTGAAAGAAGGCAAGCTGAAAACCATTGTGGTGTACACCAAGCATGCAAGAGGGATGGTGGCGAGGTTCTGTGCGCAGACTAACGCGCAGACGCTGGATGATGTGAAGGCTTTCAATTATGAAGGCTATTTAATTGACGAGGAAAAATCAACCGATACCAAACTTGTTTTCGTAAGATAA
- a CDS encoding rhomboid family intramembrane serine protease, producing the protein MNTIVIAIIAVTCIVSYMGLNDMRMFEKYKFNVAAINNRKEYFRLISSAFLHADFMHLFFNMLSLYLFQEAVTAFFGNIGFLIIYFGSLILGNLFSLMIYKNHPWYSAIGASGAVSGIIFASIAMAPNEISVNFLPGWLFGTLYFGYSVYMMLNPKQWDNLGHSAHLGGAFFGLVYSIVMHPQLALSNILFLGIMSLPLAYLAYQIFINKKIR; encoded by the coding sequence ATGAATACGATTGTTATAGCGATCATAGCCGTTACCTGCATCGTCAGTTATATGGGACTGAATGATATGAGAATGTTTGAAAAATATAAGTTTAATGTTGCTGCCATCAACAACAGAAAAGAATATTTCAGACTGATAAGTTCGGCATTTCTTCACGCCGATTTTATGCATCTGTTTTTTAATATGCTTTCTTTATATCTTTTCCAAGAAGCAGTAACTGCTTTTTTCGGAAACATAGGCTTTCTGATTATCTATTTCGGATCTTTAATCCTTGGAAATTTATTCAGTCTGATGATTTATAAAAACCATCCTTGGTACTCAGCAATTGGTGCCTCAGGAGCTGTTTCCGGGATTATTTTTGCATCTATAGCGATGGCTCCCAACGAAATCAGTGTTAATTTTTTACCGGGATGGCTTTTTGGAACCTTATATTTCGGATATTCTGTATATATGATGTTGAATCCTAAACAATGGGATAATCTCGGGCATTCGGCACATTTAGGCGGTGCTTTTTTCGGATTGGTATATTCGATTGTTATGCATCCGCAGCTGGCGCTCAGCAATATTTTGTTTTTAGGAATCATGTCGCTTCCTCTGGCCTACCTGGCTTATCAGATTTTTATAAATAAAAAGATAAGATAA
- the prmC gene encoding peptide chain release factor N(5)-glutamine methyltransferase has protein sequence MTISEFKTYFKKELSGCYTDSENRFLSSIFVEKIVGFNAFYQRRFSGQELLIDDEEKLLHAVSALKTGRPYQQVLGETEFYGMSFFVNEHVLIPRPETEELLEFAIKKIQQSELYDSENLKILDIGTGSGVIPLVLKKYFPHAQVFSIDFSEKALETAKRNADLHRLNVNFIHADYLNFKPDDRFDIIISNPPYIGIDEEHEIENSVKGFEPMMALFSPTSDALIFYRKIAEDAKKHLQNNGLLFLEINQKLGPETLELYLPHFSEAELIKDLSENDRFVFGRK, from the coding sequence ATGACCATTTCAGAATTTAAGACCTATTTTAAAAAAGAACTTTCCGGCTGTTATACCGATTCGGAAAACCGCTTTCTCAGCAGCATTTTTGTAGAAAAAATCGTAGGGTTTAATGCTTTCTATCAGCGGCGGTTTTCCGGACAGGAACTGCTGATTGATGATGAGGAGAAACTTTTACACGCTGTTTCAGCATTAAAAACCGGCAGGCCTTACCAGCAGGTCCTGGGGGAAACTGAGTTTTACGGAATGTCTTTTTTCGTTAATGAACACGTCCTGATCCCGCGTCCGGAAACGGAAGAACTGCTGGAATTCGCGATCAAAAAGATCCAACAATCAGAATTGTATGACAGCGAAAATTTAAAAATCCTTGATATCGGAACCGGTAGCGGGGTAATCCCGTTGGTGCTGAAAAAATATTTTCCGCATGCCCAGGTTTTTTCCATCGATTTTTCTGAAAAAGCACTGGAAACTGCAAAAAGAAATGCAGATCTACACCGTCTAAATGTCAATTTTATTCATGCTGATTACCTGAATTTCAAACCGGATGACCGATTTGATATCATCATCTCAAATCCGCCTTACATCGGCATTGATGAAGAACATGAAATCGAAAATTCAGTAAAAGGATTTGAACCGATGATGGCCCTTTTCTCCCCTACTTCCGATGCCCTGATTTTCTACCGGAAGATTGCAGAAGATGCTAAAAAACATCTGCAGAACAATGGATTGTTGTTTCTGGAAATCAATCAGAAACTGGGACCGGAAACACTCGAATTATACCTTCCTCATTTTTCCGAAGCCGAACTGATTAAAGATCTTTCGGAGAATGACCGCTTTGTTTTTGGAAGGAAATAA
- a CDS encoding sugar O-acetyltransferase → MTEKEKCEQGLLYNANYDRELISERIIAKDLCQEYNNLKNSDSKGRTSLLKKILGKRGENMCIEPAFWCDYGYNIEIGENFYSNHNLVILDCAKVSFGDNVFIGPNCSFYTASHPIDVRQRNEGLESAHPITVGDNVWFGGNVVVLPGITIGNNSVIGAGSVVTKDIPDNVVAVGNPCKVIKTITENNQP, encoded by the coding sequence ATGACAGAAAAAGAAAAATGCGAGCAGGGACTGCTGTATAATGCAAATTATGACCGGGAGCTCATCAGTGAAAGGATTATTGCCAAAGATCTTTGCCAGGAATACAATAACCTCAAAAACTCGGATTCTAAGGGACGGACTTCACTGCTGAAGAAAATTTTAGGCAAAAGAGGTGAAAATATGTGTATCGAGCCCGCTTTCTGGTGTGATTACGGATATAATATTGAGATAGGAGAAAACTTTTACTCCAATCACAACCTGGTAATTTTAGATTGTGCAAAGGTCAGCTTTGGAGATAATGTGTTTATCGGTCCGAACTGCAGCTTTTACACCGCAAGTCATCCAATCGATGTTAGACAACGGAATGAAGGATTGGAATCTGCACATCCGATAACCGTAGGCGACAATGTGTGGTTCGGCGGAAACGTGGTGGTGCTCCCAGGAATTACCATCGGCAACAATTCGGTGATCGGAGCGGGAAGTGTCGTGACAAAAGATATTCCGGACAACGTCGTGGCGGTCGGCAATCCCTGTAAAGTGATCAAAACCATTACAGAAAATAATCAGCCATAA
- a CDS encoding lipopolysaccharide assembly protein LapB, protein MNRNLLLGLILTGTVSFANAQTTQTDTTATATATVQATGNPTIDALKKQIETNPKDTEALAKLAGAYQEASDWTNAVDTWKKISALLPDWAPSYYSQAYAYQSAKDDANARLAYEKYIATVKPEEVEQNKKNLAYAYFYVAFSEQQSNPDKAKEHIAKSLQYDPTNQDAVKLSKALNS, encoded by the coding sequence ATGAACAGAAACCTTTTATTAGGTTTGATACTGACAGGAACCGTAAGTTTTGCCAATGCACAAACTACCCAAACGGATACTACGGCAACAGCCACTGCAACTGTGCAGGCAACAGGAAATCCGACGATTGACGCACTGAAAAAACAGATTGAGACCAATCCTAAAGATACGGAAGCACTGGCTAAATTAGCCGGAGCTTATCAGGAAGCGTCCGACTGGACTAATGCCGTGGATACATGGAAGAAAATATCAGCTTTACTACCGGATTGGGCCCCATCCTATTATAGCCAGGCGTATGCTTATCAGTCTGCGAAGGATGATGCGAATGCCCGATTGGCTTATGAGAAATACATCGCTACCGTAAAACCGGAAGAGGTGGAACAGAATAAAAAGAATCTGGCTTATGCCTATTTTTATGTAGCTTTCTCGGAGCAGCAGAGCAATCCGGACAAAGCAAAAGAGCATATTGCCAAATCCCTGCAGTATGACCCGACCAATCAGGATGCGGTAAAATTAAGCAAAGCTTTAAATTCATAG
- a CDS encoding DUF2945 domain-containing protein, with amino-acid sequence MSTLKKGDMVRWDSSNGQTHGKITKVHTKDFTFMDKQRRASEDEPQYEVMSEKTGKSAVHKGSALKKM; translated from the coding sequence ATGAGCACATTAAAAAAAGGAGACATGGTAAGATGGGATTCGAGTAACGGACAAACCCACGGAAAAATAACCAAAGTACATACTAAGGATTTTACTTTTATGGATAAGCAGCGTCGCGCTTCGGAAGACGAACCTCAATACGAGGTAATGAGTGAGAAAACAGGAAAATCAGCCGTCCACAAAGGTTCAGCATTGAAAAAAATGTAA
- the pepE gene encoding dipeptidase PepE, producing MNIILASTSTLFGGQYLEYLKEEIIILYEGIDEIIFIPFARPGGISHAEYTEKAKSFFGSIPIKVKGLHEFENKTEAINNAKGFFTGGGNTFLLVKTLHEEGLMNVLKKNVESGKPYLGCSAGSNIGGQNMKTTNDMPIVYPPSFDCMGLVPFNINPHYLDPNPDLKHNGETRETRIKEFLTQNDLKVVGLREGNWIRRKEDRITVEGTELTRIFEKNKEPYEIEARSEL from the coding sequence ATGAACATCATACTCGCATCTACTTCTACGCTTTTTGGCGGACAATATCTGGAATACCTGAAAGAGGAAATCATTATATTATACGAAGGAATTGATGAAATCATCTTCATCCCTTTCGCAAGACCCGGTGGAATTTCTCACGCTGAGTATACGGAAAAGGCGAAGTCTTTCTTTGGCTCAATACCTATTAAAGTAAAAGGCCTGCACGAATTTGAAAATAAAACAGAAGCCATAAATAATGCCAAAGGATTTTTTACCGGTGGGGGAAATACTTTTCTGCTGGTAAAAACGTTGCATGAAGAAGGATTGATGAATGTGCTGAAGAAAAATGTAGAAAGCGGAAAACCCTATTTAGGCTGCAGTGCCGGAAGCAATATCGGAGGGCAGAATATGAAAACCACGAACGATATGCCGATTGTTTATCCGCCTAGTTTCGATTGTATGGGATTGGTTCCGTTCAACATCAACCCGCATTACCTTGATCCGAATCCGGATTTAAAGCATAACGGGGAAACCAGAGAGACGAGAATCAAAGAATTTTTAACGCAGAATGATCTTAAGGTCGTAGGCCTTCGCGAAGGAAACTGGATCCGTAGAAAAGAGGACCGAATTACGGTAGAAGGTACCGAACTGACCAGGATTTTTGAGAAAAATAAAGAGCCGTACGAGATTGAGGCGCGTTCCGAGCTGTAA
- a CDS encoding BlaI/MecI/CopY family transcriptional regulator translates to MKNQTLTKAEEQVMQYLWKLEKGFLKDILDLFPEPKPHTNTVSTILKVLKEKEFVDYSVYGRQHEYFPLVSKEQYSGKTMKSLVKNYFKGSYKSAVSFLVEKNEMTVEDLEMLLNELKKKN, encoded by the coding sequence ATGAAAAACCAGACATTAACGAAGGCAGAAGAGCAGGTAATGCAGTATTTATGGAAACTGGAAAAAGGATTTCTGAAAGATATTCTCGATCTTTTTCCTGAACCGAAGCCGCATACCAATACCGTTTCTACCATTCTTAAAGTGCTGAAAGAAAAAGAATTTGTGGATTACAGCGTGTACGGAAGGCAGCATGAATATTTTCCGCTGGTTTCCAAGGAGCAGTATTCCGGAAAGACAATGAAAAGCCTGGTAAAAAATTATTTCAAAGGGTCGTATAAAAGTGCTGTTTCTTTTCTGGTAGAGAAAAACGAAATGACGGTGGAGGACCTTGAAATGCTATTGAACGAACTTAAAAAGAAAAACTAA
- a CDS encoding L-threonylcarbamoyladenylate synthase, producing MAKILKIYPNNPQENLINEVIKTLNNGGLIIYPSDTVYALGCNIFDIKAMEKLAQIKKIKLEKAQFSIICNDLSHLSDFTRPIDTSTFRFLKSHLPGPFTFILDANKSLPLAYKNHKTIGIRVPDHPIPQLIVEKLGHPIASTSIKDDDEIIEYSTDPELIAEKYDHLVDIVIDSGYGDNVASTIVDLTSGEPEIIRQGKGDI from the coding sequence ATGGCAAAAATATTAAAAATTTATCCGAACAATCCTCAGGAAAACCTTATCAATGAAGTTATTAAAACATTAAATAACGGTGGACTGATCATTTATCCGTCGGATACCGTATATGCGCTGGGATGCAATATTTTTGACATTAAGGCGATGGAAAAGCTCGCCCAGATCAAAAAAATAAAGCTGGAAAAGGCGCAGTTCTCGATTATCTGTAACGATCTGAGCCATCTTTCGGATTTTACAAGACCGATCGATACCTCAACATTCAGGTTTTTGAAAAGCCACCTTCCCGGTCCGTTTACTTTTATCCTGGACGCCAACAAAAGCCTTCCACTGGCCTATAAAAACCATAAAACCATCGGTATCCGGGTTCCGGACCATCCGATTCCGCAGCTGATCGTAGAAAAACTGGGACATCCGATCGCCTCTACTTCCATTAAGGATGATGATGAGATTATTGAGTATTCTACTGATCCGGAACTGATTGCAGAAAAATATGACCATTTGGTCGATATTGTTATCGATTCGGGATACGGAGACAACGTCGCTTCTACCATTGTGGACCTTACTTCCGGAGAACCTGAGATCATTCGTCAAGGAAAAGGTGATATTTAA
- the fsa gene encoding fructose-6-phosphate aldolase — protein sequence MKFFIDTANLEQIKEAKDLGILDGVTTNPSLMAKEGIQGAEAIKNHYKAICEIVDGDISAEVLSTTYEEMIKEGDELAAIHPNIVVKIPMIKDGIKALKYFSDKGIKTNCTLIFSPGQALLAAKAGATYVSPFLGRLDDISTDGLNLIQEIRLIFDNYMYETEILAASIRHAMHIIDCAKIGADVITSPLPPILSLLKHPLTDNGLAQFIADSQKLA from the coding sequence ATGAAATTTTTTATTGACACGGCTAATTTAGAGCAAATAAAAGAAGCGAAAGATCTTGGAATCCTGGATGGGGTTACCACAAACCCTTCGTTAATGGCGAAAGAAGGAATCCAGGGTGCAGAAGCGATCAAAAATCACTATAAGGCAATCTGTGAGATCGTAGATGGTGATATTTCAGCGGAAGTATTGTCTACGACGTATGAAGAAATGATCAAAGAAGGAGATGAACTGGCAGCGATCCACCCAAATATCGTGGTAAAAATCCCGATGATCAAGGACGGAATTAAAGCGTTAAAATATTTTTCAGATAAAGGAATTAAAACCAACTGTACACTAATTTTCTCTCCGGGGCAGGCTTTACTTGCTGCGAAAGCGGGAGCTACTTATGTTTCTCCTTTCTTAGGAAGGTTAGATGACATTTCAACAGACGGATTAAACCTGATCCAGGAAATTAGACTGATTTTCGACAATTATATGTATGAAACAGAGATTTTAGCGGCTTCCATCCGTCATGCGATGCACATTATCGACTGTGCGAAGATTGGTGCTGATGTAATTACTTCACCGCTTCCTCCGATCTTGAGCTTGCTGAAACACCCTTTAACGGATAACGGACTGGCTCAGTTCATTGCAGATTCTCAGAAATTGGCATAG
- a CDS encoding GLPGLI family protein, whose amino-acid sequence MKKFLAFGCLVLGILTQAQINRFFYEYKFIPDSNNKEDVKNEMMYLDIDQKGSTYYSRDKFVSDSITNVEIQKQMKSNSGNMNINRKEKQGQVSYKVTKAYPDFTTYLFRSISSDRYKIKEGEKPEWKILSDKQKIGEYNTQKATTSFGGREWIAWFSTDIPFQDGPYKFYGLPGLIVKIEDTTGSHIMTLVGNKKIAEVSSSDKEPELPQNIRVFGMGGKELEVTENQFRKVWKDYVNDPTKNMRQMMGGSGDVKVSFKFKDPSGKEVSDPNEVLRAMEKNTKERLAKDNNPIEPDLVK is encoded by the coding sequence ATGAAGAAATTTTTAGCTTTCGGATGTCTTGTCTTAGGCATTCTTACCCAGGCACAGATCAACAGATTTTTCTACGAATACAAATTCATTCCGGATTCCAACAATAAGGAAGACGTAAAAAATGAAATGATGTACCTTGATATAGACCAGAAAGGTTCCACCTACTACAGCCGTGATAAATTCGTTTCCGATTCCATCACCAATGTCGAAATTCAGAAACAGATGAAGTCTAATTCCGGAAATATGAATATTAACCGGAAAGAAAAACAGGGGCAGGTATCCTATAAAGTGACCAAAGCATATCCCGATTTTACCACCTACCTTTTCAGAAGTATTTCCTCGGACCGTTATAAAATAAAAGAAGGTGAAAAGCCGGAGTGGAAAATTCTGTCGGATAAGCAGAAAATAGGAGAGTACAATACCCAAAAAGCAACCACCAGTTTTGGAGGGAGAGAATGGATAGCCTGGTTTTCAACAGATATTCCGTTTCAGGATGGACCTTATAAATTCTATGGATTGCCGGGATTAATTGTAAAAATTGAAGATACCACAGGATCACATATCATGACTTTGGTGGGAAACAAAAAAATTGCTGAAGTTTCATCATCGGACAAGGAACCCGAACTGCCTCAGAACATCAGGGTTTTCGGAATGGGAGGAAAGGAACTCGAAGTTACGGAGAACCAGTTTAGAAAAGTCTGGAAAGATTATGTAAACGATCCTACTAAAAACATGAGGCAGATGATGGGAGGTAGTGGTGATGTTAAAGTGTCATTTAAATTCAAGGATCCTAGTGGTAAAGAAGTTTCTGATCCCAACGAGGTGCTGCGGGCCATGGAGAAAAATACCAAAGAGAGGCTGGCCAAAGATAACAATCCTATCGAACCGGATCTGGTGAAGTAA
- a CDS encoding M56 family metallopeptidase, whose translation METVLLYFGKVILCSGVTFLYYQLSLKDRTFHHYNRFYLLSAMLLSLLLPLIKVEDFTIEVNSDIYKLIDQVQHFNTIRNSNYDDIYFRIIFSALGLVSFYFLGRLVYGIFRIRQLKSSFPKETFDGINFYRTNLSEAPFSYFKNLFWKNSIMLNSDIGKQILKHEMVHIEQKHSFDKIFIEIITSVFWFNPFFHIIKKEISLIHEYLADKKAVKQSDTQAFAQMLLASHFSGTPLPATSPFLSSNLKKRLKMLQKPQTKFGYARRILALPVVFTVAFAYLVNAKNQEIKATNKEIEKAVAQIGKEDKIMTKKDTVVIGKDTIVPDSKRSMAAPKIYSKIDDNKKITDLSQKLQKKTEILLKLKPETDEYFKNLEEIRNLSGEIAKISVSKDFLNSAMVIKMNGNDLNINDGDFKINNKPKRTVDWEIIQEGERRPVEMLDFNFNYPEPSQPAEAPNAPEVPRVKFYTFKNTKDIKWSPDMDKTIRVSAFGKKESPAIARKRAKLEKERARLDEKRAKLEGERVKLEVERRALNDDRKVYLFSNVSKKLPTDRNFKVNADNIRINLKDQSLVGSGIKNMSGNTENTKIYINGKESTNEQMQTLDPKKIKTVNINKTSTDGSKTTGEIRIETK comes from the coding sequence ATGGAAACTGTACTTCTCTATTTCGGCAAAGTTATTTTATGTTCCGGTGTAACGTTTTTGTATTATCAGTTGTCTTTAAAAGACAGGACGTTTCATCACTACAACAGGTTTTATCTTTTGTCTGCAATGCTCCTCTCACTTTTGCTTCCTTTAATAAAGGTCGAGGACTTTACGATTGAAGTAAACAGTGATATATATAAGTTGATCGATCAGGTACAGCATTTTAATACCATCAGAAACTCAAATTATGACGACATTTATTTTAGAATTATTTTTTCAGCTCTGGGACTGGTTTCTTTCTATTTTTTAGGAAGACTCGTTTATGGGATCTTTAGGATCCGCCAGCTGAAGAGCAGTTTCCCTAAAGAAACTTTCGACGGTATCAATTTTTACCGTACCAACCTTTCGGAAGCTCCGTTTTCCTACTTTAAGAATCTTTTCTGGAAGAATTCCATTATGCTGAATTCCGACATCGGGAAACAGATTCTGAAGCACGAAATGGTCCATATTGAGCAGAAACACTCTTTCGATAAAATTTTTATTGAGATCATTACTTCTGTATTCTGGTTCAATCCTTTCTTTCACATCATCAAAAAAGAAATCAGTTTAATTCACGAATATCTGGCCGATAAAAAGGCCGTCAAACAATCGGATACCCAAGCATTTGCGCAGATGCTTTTGGCAAGCCACTTTTCCGGAACCCCGTTGCCTGCCACCAGTCCGTTTCTCAGTTCAAATCTAAAAAAACGATTAAAAATGTTACAGAAACCTCAAACCAAATTCGGTTATGCGCGTAGAATTTTAGCATTGCCGGTAGTATTTACAGTGGCGTTTGCTTATCTGGTAAATGCCAAAAACCAGGAAATTAAAGCGACCAATAAGGAAATAGAAAAAGCCGTTGCACAGATCGGAAAAGAAGATAAAATCATGACCAAGAAAGACACCGTCGTTATTGGAAAAGATACCATCGTTCCCGATTCCAAAAGAAGTATGGCTGCTCCGAAAATCTACAGCAAGATCGATGATAATAAGAAAATTACAGATTTAAGCCAGAAACTTCAAAAGAAAACAGAGATTCTCCTAAAGCTTAAACCTGAAACGGATGAATATTTTAAAAATCTCGAAGAAATCCGAAACCTTTCCGGTGAAATTGCAAAAATAAGTGTTTCTAAAGATTTCCTTAACTCGGCCATGGTCATTAAGATGAATGGAAATGATTTGAATATCAATGATGGAGATTTCAAAATTAATAATAAACCTAAAAGGACGGTAGATTGGGAAATTATTCAGGAAGGCGAACGCAGGCCGGTTGAAATGTTAGATTTTAATTTTAATTATCCTGAACCTTCGCAGCCGGCTGAAGCACCTAATGCGCCTGAAGTACCCAGAGTAAAATTCTATACCTTCAAAAATACAAAAGATATAAAATGGTCACCGGATATGGATAAGACGATCAGAGTATCGGCATTCGGGAAAAAAGAATCACCTGCTATAGCCAGAAAAAGAGCCAAGCTTGAAAAAGAGAGAGCCAGACTTGATGAAAAGAGAGCCAAGTTGGAAGGCGAAAGGGTAAAACTGGAAGTAGAGAGAAGAGCATTGAATGATGACCGAAAAGTATATCTATTCAGCAATGTTTCCAAAAAATTACCAACTGACAGGAATTTTAAAGTGAATGCTGATAACATCAGAATTAATCTGAAAGATCAGTCTCTGGTAGGCTCAGGCATTAAAAATATGAGTGGGAATACTGAAAATACCAAAATCTATATTAACGGAAAAGAATCGACCAACGAACAGATGCAGACGCTGGATCCCAAAAAGATTAAAACGGTTAACATTAATAAAACATCAACTGACGGATCGAAAACCACCGGTGAAATAAGGATTGAAACAAAATAA